In a single window of the Bacillota bacterium genome:
- a CDS encoding arginine--tRNA ligase has translation MDATKKQEAQIVECIRQALATLGLSTEEVAINLEVPADKQFGDYATNVAMTLARTAKMVPRQLAERICGEINIEGTNIRRVEVAGPGFINFYLKPSWLHQVLRDILFAGPTYGNSNIGANQRVLLEFVSANPTGPMNVVNARAAAVGDCLANIMAKAGYEVAREYYVNDAGNQADRFALSLEVRFRQLLGEDIPFIEDGYPGEYVIELAKQIRDEHPELVEMEAEDRIAWFKIHGVDYMVEAQKQDLSDFGVDFDRWFRERDLHTAGKVSAVIEELEKRGVTYREEGALWFRSTDFGDDKDRVVVRADGTPTYLAADIAYHLDKFHRGYTRLIDIWGPDHHGYIARTKAAVQALGYAEEDLEIIILQLVRLMRGGEQVRMSKRAGEFVTMQELLEEVGKDAARYFFIMRSPTSHLDFDLDLAKEQSQNNPVYYVQYAHARICSILREATQLPDGDLAMEEDALSTEYEVELMKKLAQYPVEIEMAAERREPHRLPRYAHEVAALFHSFYTHCRVLGDPQEQPRLLLVMAVKEVLANALGVMGISAPTSM, from the coding sequence ATGGATGCTACAAAGAAGCAAGAAGCACAGATAGTTGAATGTATTCGGCAGGCCTTAGCGACCCTGGGACTGTCCACCGAAGAGGTGGCGATTAACCTGGAGGTCCCCGCGGATAAACAGTTCGGAGACTACGCCACCAATGTGGCCATGACCCTGGCCCGGACCGCCAAGATGGTGCCGCGGCAGTTGGCGGAGCGCATCTGTGGAGAGATTAATATAGAAGGAACCAATATTCGGCGGGTGGAAGTGGCCGGTCCAGGCTTCATCAATTTCTACTTGAAGCCCAGTTGGTTACACCAAGTGTTGAGGGATATTCTCTTCGCTGGCCCGACCTATGGCAACAGCAACATCGGAGCCAACCAGCGGGTTTTGTTAGAGTTTGTCAGTGCCAACCCCACCGGACCCATGAATGTGGTTAATGCCCGCGCTGCGGCGGTGGGTGATTGCTTAGCTAACATCATGGCTAAGGCCGGCTATGAGGTTGCCCGGGAGTATTACGTTAACGATGCGGGTAACCAAGCGGATCGTTTTGCCCTGTCTTTGGAGGTTCGTTTTCGTCAGCTTTTGGGGGAGGACATCCCCTTCATTGAAGATGGATATCCGGGTGAGTATGTGATCGAGCTGGCTAAGCAGATTAGGGATGAGCATCCTGAGCTTGTGGAGATGGAGGCAGAGGACCGCATCGCCTGGTTCAAGATCCACGGTGTAGATTACATGGTGGAGGCCCAGAAACAGGATCTGTCGGACTTTGGTGTCGATTTCGACCGTTGGTTCCGGGAAAGGGATCTCCATACCGCCGGAAAGGTGAGCGCCGTGATCGAGGAGTTGGAGAAACGGGGGGTGACCTATAGAGAGGAAGGTGCCCTTTGGTTCCGGTCCACCGATTTCGGTGATGACAAGGACCGGGTGGTTGTGCGGGCCGACGGGACACCTACCTACCTGGCGGCAGACATTGCCTATCATCTGGATAAGTTCCATCGGGGTTACACCCGCCTGATTGATATCTGGGGCCCCGATCACCATGGCTATATTGCCCGGACCAAGGCGGCCGTGCAGGCTTTGGGTTACGCTGAGGAGGACTTGGAGATCATTATCCTCCAGCTGGTGCGGCTGATGCGAGGCGGAGAGCAGGTGCGGATGTCAAAGCGGGCCGGGGAGTTTGTGACCATGCAGGAACTACTGGAGGAAGTGGGCAAGGATGCGGCCCGGTATTTCTTCATCATGCGCAGTCCCACCAGTCACCTGGACTTTGATCTGGACCTGGCGAAGGAACAGAGCCAGAATAACCCCGTGTATTACGTCCAGTATGCCCATGCCCGGATCTGCAGTATTCTGCGAGAGGCTACCCAGTTGCCCGACGGGGATTTGGCCATGGAGGAGGATGCCCTGTCCACCGAATATGAGGTGGAGCTTATGAAGAAACTAGCCCAGTACCCGGTGGAGATCGAGATGGCGGCAGAGCGAAGGGAACCCCATCGTCTGCCACGATACGCCCACGAGGTTGCGGCGTTGTTTCATAGTTTTTACACCCATTGCCGAGTCTTGGGTGACCCCCAGGAACAGCCCCGACTCCTATTGGTGATGGCAGTTAAAGAGGTCCTGGCTAACGCCCTTGGGGTGATGGGGATCTCGGCACCGACCTCAATGTAG